Sequence from the Ectothiorhodospira sp. BSL-9 genome:
CCGGCAGATGCCAGGGCAGGCGATTGTCGGCGCCGATCAGGCGTTGGCGATCCATGGCGACCACGCAGGTCAGAATGGGTTGTTGCTGCCTCATGGGGAGACCGTCATATGGAGACCGGGGCCTTGATATGGGGATGGGCCTGGTAGCCCTCCAGGGTGATGTCCTCGTAGCAAAAATCGAACAGCGAGGTGACCTGCGGATTCAGCACCAGTCGGGGCCTGGGGTAGGGTGCGCGGGTGAGTTGTTCCCGTGCCTGCTCCAGGTGATTCAGATACAGATGCACATCTCCGAAGGTGTGGATGAAGTCTCCCGGCTTGAGGCCGGTGACCTGGGCCACCATATGGGTGAGCAGCGCATAGGAGGCGATATTGAACGGCACACCCAGGAAGATATCCGCACTGCGTTGGTACAGCTGGCAGGACAGCTTTCCATCGGCCACGTAGAACTGGAACAGGCAATGACAGGGGGCCAGGGCCATGCGGCCCGCCCGGGCGTTGTCCTGGGGTGAGATGCCCTCGTCCGGCAGATCGGCCACGTTCCAGGCGTTGACGATCAGGCGCCGGGAATCGGGGCGGGCGCGGATCTGTTCCACCACTTCCTCCAGTTGATCCACATGGCGCCCGTCGGGGGTGGGCCAGGCGCGCCACTGGGCCCCGTAGATGGGCCCCAGGTCACCTTCCTCGGTGGCCCATTCATCCCAGATGCGCACCCCATGTTCCCGCAGATAGTCGGTCCGGGTGTCACCGCGGAGGAACCACAGCAGTTCATGGATGATGGAGCGCAGATGCAGCTTCTTGGTGGTGACCAGGGGGAAGCCTTCCTCCAGGTTGAAGCGCATCTGG
This genomic interval carries:
- a CDS encoding thymidylate synthase encodes the protein MKPYLDLLEYLLHHGTEKTDRTGTGTRSLFGHQMRFNLEEGFPLVTTKKLHLRSIIHELLWFLRGDTRTDYLREHGVRIWDEWATEEGDLGPIYGAQWRAWPTPDGRHVDQLEEVVEQIRARPDSRRLIVNAWNVADLPDEGISPQDNARAGRMALAPCHCLFQFYVADGKLSCQLYQRSADIFLGVPFNIASYALLTHMVAQVTGLKPGDFIHTFGDVHLYLNHLEQAREQLTRAPYPRPRLVLNPQVTSLFDFCYEDITLEGYQAHPHIKAPVSI